The genomic region CGCAGCCCGGCCAGGGCCCGGGCCCTtcacggagggtggggggcagttgggggcccagggaggggaacGCGTGCCGGTTGCACCCCAGGAAGGCCCAGGCGGCTTTGGTTAGGGCACACACCCTTGCCCCTACTCCAGAGCAACCAAGCAGTGCCTCGGGACCCTCACGCTCAGGAGAGGGGTGTCACGTGGCTGCAGCATCTACCCACATGGCTCTTGGAGAGCACCAGCTCCACGGGGGCACCACCCGGGAGCAAGTGGCACCTGCAGGCAGCTGATCGAGGCCTGGGCTAGattggagaggagggggagatgaGCCCCGTCCCCTGTGCCCCCAGACTCCCCCGGCTGCAGCCCTGAGGTGCTCTCCCAGCCACCGCAGGAGAAGGAGGAGCGGTCCCACCTGGATCTCCGAGATGTGGAGGAGGTCCGGATCGGCCGAGGTACCTGCTGGCCGGGTGGGTGAGCAGAACCCCGATCCGGGCCCTGCCCACGGGTGCGTCTCCCCACGGCTGCCCGGTGCCAGGCTCTTtgccgcgcccgccgccgccagGACACTGGGTCCCACCTGTCCCTGGCTCGGCGTTCACTTCTGTCCCCAGTGGCCTCTACCCCGTTCCGTCCAGGCGTGTCGCTGACGTTTCCCCAGGTTGTGAGTGCGGTCCAGAGCCCATAGTCGGTCGGCGTCTTCCGCTCAGCTGCGCTCCCGTCCCCCTGCCAGCAGCCAGGGTGTCGCCCTGGGCCCCCTCTTTCCCGTGTGTAGTGCCCTCAGCCTCCACTTGTCCGCTGCTCTGGTCCCTCAGCCccttgccaccccccaccccgtgtgaAGCCGGCAAAATGCCTCCTCGGGGGCTCTGTCCCGTACACTGAGCTCCCCGGAGACGCCGGAGGCTTCAGAGCTTGGATCCCTGGGAAGCCGACCCTCCCTGCCACAGTGTCAAGAGGGGAGTGGAGGAGCCGGGCCAGGAGACGGCTGCCCCCGGAAGTGCTCCGGAGGGGCACGGGCCTGCGGAGCCTCGGGAGGGGGCGAACCCCGCATTTCTGCCGGGAGCCTGGGCAGcactttggggagggggggcggggcttggctGCCTCACTCTGGGTCTGCCCTCGCCCTGGTCCCCAGCACTGTGGCGCCCCCTGCTGGTGCCATCCCGCTCTCCGTTTCTGATTCCAGATTCCGAggcggagccggagccggagccggctccctcctctcctcacccccGCGACCCTGAAGAGGAGGTGCACCAGGACAGGGGGCCCCTGAGGAGCCTTCCCCGTAGACCCAAGTGTGGGGACAGCTTTGGGCAGGAGTCCAGCTCGGAGCGGCCCACGGGCCAGCCGCCGGGGACCGCGCCCTGCCcccagaagaggggcacctggcgcgtgacgccgccgccgccgccgcagggAGCCTCCGGGACCGAGGGGGACCCCGAGCGGGCCGCCGAGCCGGAGGGCGGCTTCGGCAGGGGCCCGGGCCCCGGGGTCCGGCAGGGCGGCCCGCGGGCCGGGAAGCCGCACAGGTGCGAGGCCTGCGGCAAGAGCTTCAAGTACAAGTCGCTGCTGCTCAAGCACCAACGCAtccacacgggcgagaagccgTACGCCTGCCACGAGTGCGGCAAGCGCTTCCGCGGCTGGTCGGGCTTCATCCAGCACCACCGCAtccacacgggcgagaagccgTACGAGTGCGGCCAGTGCGGCCGCGCCTTCAGCCACAGCTCGCACTTCACGCAGCACCTGCGCGTCCACAACGGTGAGAAGCCCTACGAGTGCGGCGAGTGCGGCCAGGCCTTCAGCCAGAGCTCCAACCTGGTGCGGCACCAGCGGCtgcacacgggcgagaagccgTACGCCTGCAGCCAGTGCGGCAAGGCCTTCATCTGGAGCTCCGTGCTCATCGAGCACCAGCGCAtccacacgggcgagaagccgTACGAGTGCCCCGACTGCGGCAAGGCCTTCCGCGGCCGCTCGCACTTCTTTCGGCACCTGCGGACccacacgggcgagaagccctTCGCCTGCGGCGCCTGCGGCAAGGCCTTCGGCCAGAGCTCGCAGCTCATCCAGCACCAGCGGGTGCACTACCGGGAGTAGCGCGCGGCGGGCGGCCTGCGGCCccgggtggggggcggcggggcggcccCCGATGGAGGGGGAGGCTCCGGAGAGAGGGCCCCCGCCTCCTGCCCCCGTCCTGCTCGGCGCCGGCAGCCCCGCGGGCCGAGTGGCCCGaataaattctttttgattgacggAAGTAGGAGTCGCCCCTGCCTGTCCCTGGAGAGGAGTGTCCCGCGTCTGGACTCCTGGGACCTCCCGGCGGTCCTAACTGACCTGGGCCCGGAGGCCTCATGACCGACCTGGAGCCACAGCCGGGTGTTTCCAGACGCAGAGAGAGCCAAGGCGGGGCGGGCGAGGTCGGGGCTcaccctgcctctgccccaggcGGGGTGCCTCCTGTCGGTTCCCGCAGCCGCAGCCACGCGCCAAATGCTCCAGACACCAGAAGGTGGGGCCCGGACCGTGCGCCTCCAGACGGGCCTAGGCCTCTGCAGCGGCAGCCGGGCCTTGGTTTCGGACTTCCAGTAGGGACAGAGCTCGGCCGGGTGGGGAAGCAGGCACCTGCCCCCTCCTGACCACTCGCGACCCCGCTCCGTCCCCACGCCCAGGGGCTGCCTGGCCCTTCCCCCAGCTCAACTCCGAGCCTCACCTCCCCAGCTCCAAGCCTTTCGGCCGGGACCCTGTCCTGAGGGCCCTGCGGTTGGGCTGCCTCGCCTCTCTCGGCCCCACTCCCAGGGCCCCGTGGCCACCAAGCACTTTGGACTCTCGCCATGCGCCCCCGCTCCAGGTGAGAGCAGCTCTAGGGGAGAGGAGTAGATGTCAGTCTCAGGACATCAGCTGAGGCGTCTCTGCTGGTGGCGCTGTGGCCTGAGAGAGGAGGGACGGCGACCTTCTTCGCACCTTGCCTTCCCTAATACCGCAAGGGTTTGCggggcctctgccctccagcaACCAGGCCGCAGAGCCTGCACGCATAGACCCCAGGGCGTCCCGGGGAGCAGTGGCATCAGGCCGAGCGCTGGAAGGGTCATCCTGCAGCCTCTACGTGGAGAGTGCACTTGGACACCGGCACCGGGACCCGACCCGGCAGGCAGCCCCCAAGAGCAGAGCCTGGCGGTCCTCCACACCACCCTAGACTATCCCACAGACGCCTGTGCCCTGCACACCTGTCTAGAAGGACTGGATGGGGCAGCGCCTGCATGAGTCAAACCGGACCTTTTTGTTCTAGTCAGTCTTTCAACTGATTaaatgaggcccacccacactgagAGGCAGCCTGTTTTACTCAGTCTACTAAATGAAATGTTGATCTCATCCAGAAACAGcttcacagacatacccagaataaCGTTTGACCAAATTTCTAAGCACCCCATGGCttagtcaagttgacacacagAATTCACCGCCACAAGCAAGGATGAGAATTGCACCTGATGCCATAGCGTTGGCCCAATGCCTCCTGCTACAGGTGTGCCCTCTCACCAGGACACAGAGCAGAGCTTAAAGCAGGCCCAGATCCAACTCCTTCCCTTGTAGCCACCAGAGGGGCAAGGGCTATTCCCAGCCCCAGGCACCTTGGAACCATCCTGAGGAGGGGGCTCTGCTGGGGGCCCTGCCATTCACCATCCATCCCCAGGCCAGCGGCTGTGACCAGGGAGATGGGCCTTAGACACTGCCTTCAGCCTGACTCCTCAGTCACGCCACCTGCCTGGGCGGAGCTGCCGGGACGGGCAGACGGAACCAGAAGCGTCCCCTGCGCGTTTCCGATGCCAGTGTCATCCAGACACTTGCCTTTTTCGGTTGATCTGCAACATCCCGTATCGGGCTGCCTCAGATCGCCCGGGTTTCAGTCTGAGAGACCCTCGGTTCATGGTGGAGAGCCCAGAGGCAAAACCAACACGTGGTCTGTGGAGCCATCTGCTGTGGGCCACGTGCCCCTCAGCAGGCGGGGAGGGATCTCCCAGCATCCAGCTTCTAAGGACATTCGATCTACTTTGtagcccagctctgccactcgcCCTGGGCCATCTTGGGCAAGGTACATATGGGTTGCACGGGTCTATTGAGGGTGACTCCACGTCACAAGGTTTCTGTGAGCACTAGACGAGATTGTGTGAAGAACCGGCAGACACAGGCCAGAGTCAGAAGTTAACAAGTATGGGTTCCTAACCCTCATGGCCTACCATCTGCAAAATAATTATCTTCTCTCCCGTGATGGTTTGTTGCATTGTGttcctgattcattcattcaagaaacctTTCTTGGGCCCCTGCACTGTGCTGGGCGTGTCCCCACCTAGGAGACTGAGTAGGACACGGCAAGTTTCATCCAACTCGGTCCTCAGGGTGCAGCAGCACAGTGGCGGCTCTGTGCCTCTGCTGCACGACTGAACAGTCACTAGGAGTCACCCAAGTGTGTCAGCGGTCGGATCCCCCGGCTCTATCTCTTAAACCCAAGGCTCTCCACTAAAGCACATCTGGCAGGATCCCGACGTTAGTGAAACCCAGGCAAACTGTTCTTCCGGAGACCCCTGTAGAGGAGTACTTCTGGCCGGGatctgggggctggaggagggccgAGCTGGGTACAGACCCCGCCGAGAGGGTGTCTCCGGCCGGGGTCTcgggagctggggaagggccgGGCTGGGCCCAGACCCCTTCGCGGGGTCTCCATTATACTAGTTGCGACGCTGGAAAAACTGCAAGCCAGACAGGCAGTTGCGGAGAGGAGCGCCTCCGCCAAGCCAAAAAGCGGCGCCCGGACCCCACCGAACCGGAAGCCGCGAAGAGCAACCCGGAAGCGCACCGGAAGGAGCGCGTCCCTACCTCctccccgcgccgcccgccgcgTCCGGCGCCCCTAGCGGCGGAGCCTCGCAGGGCGGCACCGGCGAGAGGAACCGGGGCGTGCGGGACTGGGGCGGGTGGAGGGGGCTCGTTTGGGAGCTCGGGTGGAGCTGAGGGACCAGCTCTAACGTCTGGTGCCACAGGGCACAGAGGCCTCCTGCATTTGAGTGTTATTCACAAGATAGATTCTAAAGGCCACAATCCACTCAGTGCTCAGATGGCCTCAGCCAAGATCTTGCGGGAAATCCTCACCCACACGCAGCCAGCGTTTCACAAGTCCCGCCGGTGTTCCTAAGACCCAGGGCCGTGGATGCAGACAACCCGTCGCTCAGAGCTGGAAACTGTGGGGCGCTCGACAAGGGGATGTGGTGACCGTGGAGGGCACGGGCGGAGCTCTGGTGTCATGAAGCACTATGTAAGCACGTGTAACCAAGGTGGACGGAACCTTCGATGTAACAAAACGTTAGAGCTGGGGGGCGAAGACCTCTGGAACGTCGTGACTGTGGGAGGGGTTCGGGCACAGTCGGGCCAGGTTCAGCATCGGAGAATCTACACTGCAGAGAAGCCAATGAGTGGACGAGACCTGGCGCAGCCTTGGGTAGAGGGTCAAGTTGTCGGGGTCAGAGTTCACATGGAGAGAGACCCTGTGAATGTAGCGAGTGTGGAAAAGCCCGCTGGGCGCGCACCAGAGTCAGGAGGGGATTGTGGAGGCAGGTCAGGTGGACACATCATATAATCCGGGCTGGAGAGGTACCTTGTCACGGTCACCATGCAGGATACCACTGTCACTGAGCACGTTCAGCATCCGAGAAATACCACCGACAGGACCCCACCCCACCGCAGTGCAGCGGCACAGCAAAGCCCTGAGGCAGAGATCTTCCTCGGAAACAGCACCTTCACCAGGCGGGCAGCAGGAGGGGaaactctccttctctctgttcacACCAAAGCCACAGCCAGGGCGTTCACTCCACAGTGAGCCGGTGGGAGACGACTCTGCGGGCCAGAGGGTTTCCTTGGGGTCATGGTCTAGAAAGGGGGCACATTCCTTGGACACTTGGGTCTGCAGGGTGTTTTTGGAGCAGCTTCTGAGACATCGTGTGCACACAGTGCGTTGACAAGGTCACAGAGATCTCCACACGCACGCAGCCTGCAAGTGTGCCCATTGCGGGGAAAACCCATTTCGGGGACTCAAGATCGAGAATGGAGCCCTTTCCATCCTCACACCCTGAAAGTGCCATGTGCCGGACCCATGTGCTGAGTCCAGTAAACCTTGTTTGGAGGGGCTGAGAACTGTCTCCTGTAGCTGCCACACGCCCCGCCAAGAAGTCCAAGAGAAGGAGGCTTCTTTGCAGTCTTTTGAGACAATGGATACACTTCCAACCATCTTTCACCGCCTCGCCCTCCTTTTTGCTCAAGCTGTACCTCTTCCTTGGAGCGGCTTCATACACCGCCTGTCTTGGCTTTGGGGCTCTCGTGCTGCGCTGAGCAAATTCTTACGAGGCACTGGCCTCACATGAGACCCCCTGCCTTGCATTTTCATGGATGTGCGAACCCACTAAGGTACCAGTTACATCACCTGGAGAACCTGCGGAAAAGCACAGGCTCCCAGGCCCCGTCCCAGGGGAGAGAGACTAGGGCCTGGGGTAAAGCTGGGAATCCGGGCTCAGTCCCATCACCCGCAGTGCCAGTGACGGCGCCCCAGGGTTGGGAACCTCTGCTCTCATCAGCCCTCAAAGGAGGAGCACCGACACAGGCAGCTGCCCAGGGGAGACCCCGGCGGCCAGGCCCCTGGAGCGGAGCCTGCCCTCACGCCCGCGGCGGCTCCGGCCCCGCCCTCTGCCCAGCCTCGCCGCgcccctcttctgctcctgcGGTAAGACCTCGTGGTCGCCCGGGTGTCAGTCCGGGCCGCAGCGCGGCACCGGCCTCCGCAGGCCCTTCCTGCTGCCCTCGCCACCCCGCCGCAGGCCACTCCCACCACCCAGGACATGCTCCGCGTCCCAAcccaccccgccccgccacccccccccccacacccgaGAGGTCCTCTGAAGTCCCACGCCGGATGGGCTCCCTCACTCGCTTCACAGAGCTCTTCCGACGGCCTTCAGGCCCCTCCACGCCAGGTCCCCTCGCCCATCCCCTTCCGGCGCCGGCCTCCCCGACCACTTCCAGAGGCTCCCTCGCCCCGCGCACCCTGCCCCTCGGACCGCTGCAGGGACGCGAGCCCGCCTCGCGCCGGTCCCCGGGCGAGTCCGCCGAGCTTCCTAGAGCGCCCGGAAGTGCCGGCGGCGTGGGGCGGAGCTTCCGGGGAACGCCGCGCGTGCGCGCCCGCGGTTCGGCCGCGTCGGGGTCAGGGGCGCTATGGGGGCGTGGTTCCGAGGCGGCGCGCGCAGCCTCCTCGGACCGGACGCCCCAGCGCCAGTAGCGCCCGGTGCAGCCGCTGGGCCGCAGGAGCCCGCCGGGCTGGAGCCGCGGAGGGGCGTCCGCGCAGCCGCAGCCCGGGGCGGGCCGATTCCCAAGGCCCTGTGCTCCGCACCCTGCGCACTCTAAGGCGTTCTCCCGCTGGAGGACTTGACACTCGCGGCCAGGCCGGGTCCCTCCGGGAGCGCGCGCCCGGGAGCGCTGGCACAGAGCTGCCTGAGTCCCGTCCGCGCGCCCCGGGGGCACCGAGCTGCCTGACCCCCACCCAGGAGCGCTGGCAGCGAGCTGCCAGAGTCCCGGCTGGTGCGACCCAGGGAGAGCCCGAGGGCTCTGGGCGCCGTCCCCGTCCCGCCGGGACCTCGGGACAGGCGGGCCCGCTTTGTCCGCGATGGCTTCTCTGGCAGCCTCCGGGACCTCGGCTCCTGCGTCCCCTGCCCAGGAGACACGGCCAGGCCCTCCTCTCCCAGAACCTGGGatccggggtggggtggggtggggggcgatgCTTCCCTCTCAAGTACCAGTCCTTGTCGCTGGGGCCACGGGTGCTCACCGTGAGGCCCCCAGCCACCCTGTCCCCTGGCTGTCCGCCTCACCCCAGAAGTCAGCCAGGCCCCACATCTAAGGGAAATTTCAGTCTAGTCTTCAAGGAGCAcagattttaatattctttttcttaaatagccTTTGGAAGTTTGTTTTCATGGTGAGAGTCATTTCTGCTCTTTAAAGACAATTTGGAGTG from Panthera tigris isolate Pti1 chromosome F2, P.tigris_Pti1_mat1.1, whole genome shotgun sequence harbors:
- the GLI4 gene encoding zinc finger protein GLI4 isoform X1, with translation MAHRQLASPPPSTHSSGPRHPAMVFISPGPRCAYLQQALGKMATLGDGQEPPRVPSPVNLASPGTPGTHRLEARLHLHGHQHGAVSQPPQRRPVTGDTALSSVGDSPGCSPEVLSQPPQEKEERSHLDLRDVEEVRIGRGTCWPDSEAEPEPEPAPSSPHPRDPEEEVHQDRGPLRSLPRRPKCGDSFGQESSSERPTGQPPGTAPCPQKRGTWRVTPPPPPQGASGTEGDPERAAEPEGGFGRGPGPGVRQGGPRAGKPHRCEACGKSFKYKSLLLKHQRIHTGEKPYACHECGKRFRGWSGFIQHHRIHTGEKPYECGQCGRAFSHSSHFTQHLRVHNGEKPYECGECGQAFSQSSNLVRHQRLHTGEKPYACSQCGKAFIWSSVLIEHQRIHTGEKPYECPDCGKAFRGRSHFFRHLRTHTGEKPFACGACGKAFGQSSQLIQHQRVHYRE
- the GLI4 gene encoding zinc finger protein GLI4 isoform X4 yields the protein MATLGDGQEPPRVPSPVNLASPGTPGTHRLEARLHLHGHQHGAVSQPPQRRPVTGDTALSSVGDSPGCSPEVLSQPPQEKEERSHLDLRDVEEVRIGRGTCWPDSEAEPEPEPAPSSPHPRDPEEEVHQDRGPLRSLPRRPKCGDSFGQESSSERPTGQPPGTAPCPQKRGTWRVTPPPPPQGASGTEGDPERAAEPEGGFGRGPGPGVRQGGPRAGKPHRCEACGKSFKYKSLLLKHQRIHTGEKPYACHECGKRFRGWSGFIQHHRIHTGEKPYECGQCGRAFSHSSHFTQHLRVHNGEKPYECGECGQAFSQSSNLVRHQRLHTGEKPYACSQCGKAFIWSSVLIEHQRIHTGEKPYECPDCGKAFRGRSHFFRHLRTHTGEKPFACGACGKAFGQSSQLIQHQRVHYRE
- the GLI4 gene encoding zinc finger protein GLI4 isoform X2; the encoded protein is MAHRQLASPPPSTHSSGPRHPAMVFISPGPRCAYLQQALGKMATLGDGQEPPRVPSPVNLASPGTPGTHRLEARLHLHGHQHGAVSQPPQRRPVTGDTALSSVGDSPGCSPEVLSQPPQEKEERSHLDLRDVEEVRIGRDSEAEPEPEPAPSSPHPRDPEEEVHQDRGPLRSLPRRPKCGDSFGQESSSERPTGQPPGTAPCPQKRGTWRVTPPPPPQGASGTEGDPERAAEPEGGFGRGPGPGVRQGGPRAGKPHRCEACGKSFKYKSLLLKHQRIHTGEKPYACHECGKRFRGWSGFIQHHRIHTGEKPYECGQCGRAFSHSSHFTQHLRVHNGEKPYECGECGQAFSQSSNLVRHQRLHTGEKPYACSQCGKAFIWSSVLIEHQRIHTGEKPYECPDCGKAFRGRSHFFRHLRTHTGEKPFACGACGKAFGQSSQLIQHQRVHYRE
- the GLI4 gene encoding zinc finger protein GLI4 isoform X3 codes for the protein MAHRQLASPPPSTHSSGPRHPAMVFISPGPRCAYLQQALGKMATLGDGQEPPRVPSPVNLASPGTPGTHRLEARLHLHGHQHDSPGCSPEVLSQPPQEKEERSHLDLRDVEEVRIGRGTCWPDSEAEPEPEPAPSSPHPRDPEEEVHQDRGPLRSLPRRPKCGDSFGQESSSERPTGQPPGTAPCPQKRGTWRVTPPPPPQGASGTEGDPERAAEPEGGFGRGPGPGVRQGGPRAGKPHRCEACGKSFKYKSLLLKHQRIHTGEKPYACHECGKRFRGWSGFIQHHRIHTGEKPYECGQCGRAFSHSSHFTQHLRVHNGEKPYECGECGQAFSQSSNLVRHQRLHTGEKPYACSQCGKAFIWSSVLIEHQRIHTGEKPYECPDCGKAFRGRSHFFRHLRTHTGEKPFACGACGKAFGQSSQLIQHQRVHYRE
- the GLI4 gene encoding zinc finger protein GLI4 isoform X5, whose protein sequence is MAHRQLASPPPSTHSSGPRHPAMVFISPGPRCAYLQQALGKMATLGDGQEPPRVPSPVNLASPGTPGTHRLEARLHLHGHQHDSEAEPEPEPAPSSPHPRDPEEEVHQDRGPLRSLPRRPKCGDSFGQESSSERPTGQPPGTAPCPQKRGTWRVTPPPPPQGASGTEGDPERAAEPEGGFGRGPGPGVRQGGPRAGKPHRCEACGKSFKYKSLLLKHQRIHTGEKPYACHECGKRFRGWSGFIQHHRIHTGEKPYECGQCGRAFSHSSHFTQHLRVHNGEKPYECGECGQAFSQSSNLVRHQRLHTGEKPYACSQCGKAFIWSSVLIEHQRIHTGEKPYECPDCGKAFRGRSHFFRHLRTHTGEKPFACGACGKAFGQSSQLIQHQRVHYRE